From the Purpureocillium takamizusanense chromosome 6, complete sequence genome, one window contains:
- the ACO2_1 gene encoding aconitate hydratase (COG:C~COG:E~EggNog:ENOG503NV5K), with protein MAPIELARRSGGAMTSILRRASSVAGSGLGAGVPRALSATAARHFSSVGSLPPTYERLFNKYTEVRRVLGAQRLTLAEKILYSHLDNVEESLLSNTDNGRSIRGKANLRLKPDRVNMQDASAQMALLQFMSCNLERPAIPASIHCDHLIVGSKGADSDLSAGIETNKEVFDFLESAARKFGMDFWPPGAGIIHQTVLENYALPGLMMLGTDSHSPGASGMCNITIGVGGADAVEALVGAPWELKAPKVLGVELTGKLNDWVAPKDIILRLAGELTVRGGTGSIIEYFGPGVDTLSLTGMSTVCNMGAEVGATTSIFPYTAASARYLHSTRRSQAVANAEALQSFPGAGTSEDAKFRFRADEGAEYDQVIKINLSELEPHINGPFTPDLATPLSKFKDVVKDQKWPEKLSAGLIGSCTNSSYEDMTRVESLLKEAASAGLKPAADFYITPGSEQIRATLERDGTLETFAGAGGIVLSNACGPCIGQWKRHDGVEKGTSNAILTSYNRNFRGRNDGNPETMNFLASPEIVTAMAFAGSTTFNPMKDALKTPDGKEFRFSAPHGLEGPETPFESGVASLGVLSQEADPSIEVAISPSSERLAFLEPFAPFPQSDLTGLRVLVKVTGKCTTDTISAAGPWLKYKGHLPNISTNTLNTAVNAETGEVNAAYDLDGSRHTIPDLGALWKERGQEWLVVAEHNYGEGSAREHAALQPRYLGARVVLTKSFARIHETNLKKQGVVPLTFADEADYDKISAGDEVSTVGLYEMLQNGGTGEVFLRVKRAGADEVLIPTKHAVTKDQAGFILAGSALNLLSKGI; from the exons ATGGCCCCGATTGAACTGGCCCGACGCTCTGGAGGCGCCATGACG AGCATCCTCCGacgcgccagcagcgtcgccggttccggcctcggcgccggcgtccctCGTGCGCTCAGCGCGACCGCGGCACGACACTTCTCGAGCGTCgggtcgctgccgccgacgtaTGAGCGGCTCTTCAACAAGTACACGGAAGTGCGGCGCGTCCTCGGTGCTCAGCGGCTGACGCTGGCTGAGAAGATCCTCTACAGCCACCTCGACAACGTCGAGGAGTCGCTGCTGAGCAACACGGACAATGGACGCAGCATCCGCGGCAAGGCGAACCTGCGGCTCAAGCCCGACCGCGTCAACATGCAGGACGCGTCCGCAcagatggcgctgctgcagttCATGTCCTGCAACCTGGAGCGGCCGGCCATCCCCGCCAGCATTCACTGCGATCACTTGATTGTGGGCTCCAagggcgccgacagcgaTCTCTCGGCCGGCATCGAGACGAACAAGGAGGTGTTTGACTTTTTGGAGTCGGCTGCGCGCAAGTTTGGCATGGACTTTTggccgcccggcgcgggAATTATCCACCAGACCGTCCTCGAGAACTACGCGCTCCCGGGCCTTATGATGCTGGGGACCGACAGCCACTCACCCGGCGCATCGGGCATGTGCAACATCACCATCGGAGTCGGCGGTGCAGACGCGGTCGAGGctctcgtcggcgcgccTTGGGAACTCAAGGCGCCCAAGGTGCTTGGTGTCGAGCTGACGGGCAAGCTCAACGACTGGGTGGCCCCCAAAGACATCATTCTGCGtctggccggcgagctcacCGTCCGCGGTGGCACGGGCTCCATCATCGAGTACTTCGGACCCGGCGTCGACACGCTGAGCTTGACGGGCATGTCTACGGTGTGTAATATGGGAGCCGAGGTtggcgcgacgacgtccatCTTCCCAtacacggcggcgtcggcgcggtaTCTCCATTCCACCCGGCGgagccaggccgtcgccaacgccgaggcgctgcagagCTTCCCCGGGGCGGGCACGTCCGAGGACGCCAAGTTCCGCTTCcgggccgacgagggcgccgagtaCGACCAGGTCATCAAGATCAACCTCTCGGAGCTCGAGCCGCACATCAACGGACCCTTCACCCCGGACCTGGCCACGCCCCTGTCCAAGTTTAAGGACGTCGTAAAGGACCAGAAGTGGCCCGAGAAGCTGTCGGCCGGCCTCATCGGCAGCTGCACCAACAGCTCGTACGAGGACATGACGCGCGTCGAGAGCCTACTCAAGGAGGCCGCAAGTGCTGGGCTCAAGCCGGCGGCCGATTTCTACATCACCCCCGGCAGCGAGCAGATCCGCGCGACGCTCGAGCGCGACGGGACGCTCGAGACCTttgcgggcgctggcggcatcGTGCTGTCCAACGCTTGCGGCCCCTGCATCGGCCAGTGGAAgcggcacgacggcgtcgaaaAGGGCACCTCCAACGCCATCCTGACCTCGTACAACCGAAACTTCCGCGGCCGCAACGACGGCAACCCCGAGACCATGAACTTCCTCGCGTCGCCTGAGATCGtcacggccatggcgtttGCCGGTTCGACAACCTTCAACCCCATGAAGGACGCGCTCAAGacgcccgacggcaaggagtTCCGCTTCTCCGCGCcccacggcctcgagggccccGAGACGCCCTTTGAGTCTGGCGTCGCCTCGCTCGGCGTCCTGTCGCAAGAGGCCGACCCCAGCATCGAGGTTGCTATCTCACCCTCGTCAGAgcgcctcgccttcctcgagCCCTTTGCGCCCTTCCCGCAGTCCGACCTCACCGGgctccgcgtcctcgtcaagGTCACGGGCAAGTGCACCACCGACAccatctcggccgccggGCCCTGGCTCAAGTACAAGGGCCACCTGCCCAACATCAGCACCAACACGCTTAACACGGCCGTCAacgccgagacgggcgaggtcAACGCCGCGTACGACCTCGACGGATCCCGGCACACCATCCccgacctcggcgccctctgGAAGGAGCGCGGCCAGGagtggctcgtcgtcgccgagcacaACTACGGCGAGGGCTCCGCccgcgagcacgccgccctccagCCCCGCtacctcggcgcccgcgtcgtcctGACCAAGTCCTTTGCCCGCATTCACGAGACCAACCTCAAGAAGCAGGGCGTCGTGCCCCTGACctttgccgacgaggccgactaCGACAAGAtctcggccggcgacgaggtcagCACCGTCGGGCTCTACGAGATGCTGCAGaacggcggcacgggcgaaGTCTTCCTCCGCGTCAagcgcgctggcgctgacgaGGTGCTCATCCCCACCAAACATGCCGTCACCAAGGACCAGGCCGGCTTCATCCTCGCCGGTAGCGCCCTCAACCTGCTGTCCAAGGGTATTTGA
- the ACO2_2 gene encoding Aconitate hydratase (EggNog:ENOG50KOG0453~COG:C): MAHRFIVESSPPASPDAHAAPSTPDRRSHNVTGFSFLADNPSTTPAGPPPPSSTASFTPAGAPSESYLGSSIMRGVGGTGSKPFGFGAQSQSSGRNLFGRSDTSASLGRSLRGTRQPSGLSRQFTADEDDIEEDEAEDEDASGEELPPHPGSLFRPSGRSKNHAEMQDIDAAMDQIIERDIDAEGEEYDDEEEPESEEASSEEASDDGDMFLNMRHDDRPYGQPIIGEGDDLLMLQTPAATDRVRKEAEDIFRRSSARVGGSIREFQFASIAREFYANQEPAHLTETPGVILKTEDLVCRLYDEGVGTEDDTEKMDNSLANITCRLVKLWNDYVEGLPQPEGEDFVTIGPGSQAEPFEKAAYVAHLILRMHHTRFEENTEEEKTPPLPEILFDWLQTSHNLYPDQVREINRYKPSPASHSLYWQTLRSALLRGDVSGALQLLKNAGWEHVRREPNGLFAYEDPALENTRRVVDATCDILEQCPAMRSDWDIWSSNWTLFRVQARGSLDRLTLLAEGGGAQGAGSGLAGATSITTMARKASSKIPWEIYENLQVVYGILLGNQDSILDTAQDWCEATVGLFGWWDDGQRKNLRSSFGASASRFTSASDYFERLSSAFHTVLHSDMNPNTINPVEVAIASAFEGNVNAVVGCLRMWSLPIATSVAEIASLGQWLPATQNSKPLPLDTLDMDDLALLGVLPPSTDDIEGIKDTTMVLYARELAGIEHLSSTRDGWEMAIQVLGRMDQTQKSEETVGELLRDLLATLDEHSSQTVDKMWRILNDLGMVTFAEETAETFADILSKESHRYGEALWYYALAHRTDRVRDVLNLLMSYSLVQSTAYPPEKDLDEELKNLLRKRTETLERRAQQDIEAAQLLGRTLSGYATLRKFYELRDSAAQEKSPSKAMTLKKQAAFALVAVISSSDDNIRGGLYDESRDAVVSEDFLLALLGEATVFVQQSPSLVSLEHIDILLKAIEDIQTVGSRIYETCDEFFSLVLSSGQGLKGSTPADLMKKSTSSLSGSSYVMSGSSMLVSHLHKSVAGGKVQRGWDWRKGWAANTKGEDVLRKLRLGLSRDLSALWLAEADGVAVF, translated from the exons ATGGCGCATCGATTCATCGTCGAGTCGAGCCCTCCCGCGAGCCCGGATGCCcacgcggcgccctcgacgcccgatCGGCGATCGCACAATGTGACgggcttctccttcttggccgacaacccgtcgacgacgcctgctggcccgccgcctccgtcctcCACCGCTTCCTTCACACCCGCTGGTGCGCCTTCGGAGTCGTATTTGGGCAGCTCCATCATGCGAGGCGTGGGCGGAACCGGGAGCAAGCCGTTTGGCTTCGGGGCCCAGTCTCAGAGCTCGGGGAGGAACCTGTTTGGTCGAAGCGACACCTCGGCGTCTCTGGGCCGCTCCTTGCGGGGCACGAGGCAACCCTCGGGCCTGAGCAGGCAATtcaccgccgacgaagatgacattgaggaagatgaggccgaggacgaggacgcctcCGGCGAAGAGCTGCCTCCACATCCCGGCAGTTTGTTTCGCCCATCCGGACGCTCAAAAAATCATGCAGAGATGCAGGATATAGACGCGGCGATGGACCAGATTATCGAGCgcgacatcgacgccgaaGGCGAGGAGtacgatgatgaggaagagCCTGAGTCAGAGGAGGCTTCTTCGGAAGAGGCgtctgacgacggcgacatgtTCCTCAACATGCGACATGACGACCGACCGTACGGACAGCCCATAATTGGAGAGGGGGACGATCTGTTGATGCTTCAAaccccggcggcaacagACCGCGTTCGCAAGGAAGCCGAAGACATCTTTCGTCGCTCGTCTGCGCGAGTTGGTGGCTCCATACGCGAGTTTCAGTTTGCATCGATTGCCAGAGAGTTTTACGCGAACCAAGAGCCGGCGCATCTGACAGAGACTCCGGGAGTAATTCTCAAAACAGAAGACCTGGTGTGTCGACTTTATGACGAAGGCGTTGGAACCGAGGACGATACAGAGAAGATGGACAACTCCCTTGCCAACATCACTTGCCGTCTCGTCAAGCTGTGGAATGATTACGTCGAGGGCCTACCGCAGCCAGAGGGCGAGGACTTTGTCACAATCGGCCCCGGTTCGCAGGCTGAGCCGTTTGAGAAGGCCGCGTATGTTGCGCATCTGATCTTGCGCATGCACCACACGAGGTTCGAGGAGAATACCGAAGAGGAaaagacgccgccgctgcccgagaTCCTCTTCGACTGGCTCCAGACCAGCCACAACCTGTACCCGGACCAGGTTCGAGAAATCAACCGGTACAAGCCCAGTCCGGCGTCCCACAGCCTTTACTGGCAGACGTTACGGTCTGCCCTTCTTCGTGGCGACGTTAGTGGCGCGTTACAGCTGCTCAAGAACGCCGGCTGGGAACATGTACGCCGAGAGCCTAACGGTCTATTCGCCTACGAAGATCCCGCCCTCGAGAACACTCGCCGGGTTGTGGACGCGACGTGCGACATACTGGAGCAGTGCCCGGCAATGAGGTCCGACTGGGACATCTGGAGCAGCAATTGGACGCTCTTCCGAGTACAAGCCAGGGGCTCCTTGGACCGCCTCACTCTCCTTGCAGAAggcggaggcgctcaaggcgcGGGCTCTGGCTTGGCAGGCGCAACGTCCATAACGACCATGGCCAGAAAGGCCTCGAGCAAGATTCCGTGGGAAATCTACGAAAATCTGCAGGTTGTGTATGGCATTCTTCTCGGCAACCAAGACTCAATCCTGGACACGGCGCAAGACTGGTGCGAGGCGACTGTTGGCCTGTTCGGCTGGTGGGATGACGGCCAGCGGAAGAACTTGAGATCTAGTTTTGGCGCGTCCGCCTCCCGCTTCACAAGCGCCAGCGATTACTTTGAACGGCTCAGCTCTGCCTTTCACACAGTACTGCATTCCGATATGAACCCAAACACCATCAACcccgtcgaggtcgccatAGCATCCGCGTTTGAGGGAAACGTCAACGCGGTCGTTGGATGCCTGAGGATGTGGTCACTTCCCATAGCCACTTCTGTGGCTGAGATTGCATCGCTTGGCCAGTGGCTCCCCGCGACGCAGAACTCGAAGCCATTGCCCCTGGACACGCTCGACATGGACGACCTGGCCCTTTTGggcgtcttgccgccctcgaccgacGATATCGAGGGTATCAAGGACACAACTATGGTATTATATGCGAGGGAACTGGCCGGTATCGAGCATCTGTCTTCGACACGCGATGGATGGGAGATGGCCATCCAGGTCCTTGGACGCATGGATCAGACGCAAAAGTCGGAGGAGACGGTGGGCGAGCTCCTGAGAGACCTGCTCGCGACGCTTGATGAACACTCGAGCCAGACGGTGGATAAGATGTGGCGGATCCTCAACGATCTCGGCATGGTGACCTTTGCCGAAGAAACAGCAGAG ACATTCGCCGACATTCTGTCCAAGGAATCTCACAGATATGGTGAAGCTCTTTGGTACTACGCCTTGGCTCATCGCACGGATCGGGTCCGCGACGTCCTCAACCTCCTCATGTCATACTCATTGGTGCAATCGACAGCGTACCCGCCGGAAAAGGACCTGGATGAGGAACTCAAGAACCTGCTTCGAAAGCGCACGGAAACCCTGGAAAGGCGAGCGCAGCAGGACATTGAGGCGGCCCAGCTGCTGGGGCGGACGCTCAGCGGCTACGCCACGCTCCGCAAGTTTTATGAGCTCAGAGACAGTGCTGCTCAAGAAAAGTCTCCTAGCAAGGCTATGACGCTCAAGAAACAAGCCGCCTTTGCACTTGTCGCCGTCATCTCGAGTTCGGATGACAACATTCGCGGCGGGCTTTACGATGAGAGCCGAGACGCTGTCGTGAGCGAAGACTTCCTGCTCGCGCTACTGGGTGAAGCCACCGTCTTTGTCCAGCAGTCGCCGTCACTCGTCTCCCTGGAGCATATCGACATCttgctcaaggccatcgaaGACATCCAGACCGTTGGGTCGCGCATCTACGAGACGTGCGACGAGTTCTTCAGCCTGGTGCTGTCTTCGGGGCAGGGGCTCAAGGGATCCACGCCGGCAGACCTCATGAAgaagtcgacgagctcgttgAGCGGAAGCAGTTATGTTATGAGCGGAAGCTCAATGCTGGTGAGCCACCTCCACAAGTCGGTGGCTGGAGGCAAAGTGCAGCGGGGGTGGGACTGGAGGAAAGGATGGGCGGCCAACACCAAGGGAGAGGATGTGCTGCGCAAGCTGCGGCTGGGGCTCTCCCGGGATCTGTCTGCCCTGTGGCTCGCAGAGGCGGACGGGGTGGCTGTCTTTTAG
- the CEX1 gene encoding Nuclear aminoacylation-dependent tRNA export pathway component (COG:T~EggNog:ENOG503NV55), with the protein MDFLKSAVASAMAQGPPFPYTFGDKVDVDESVWTLYNGTKREDGSNCSIFSFDIPSSKGRLPLAKNALKKLRTLRHPGVIKVLDTVETDSYIYIATERVVPLRWHVRRKSLSPETIKWGLHNVARTLKFINSDASAIHGSIKVGSVYTSESGEWKLGGFEALSSVKDDESVIYTYGSLVPDSARYAPPEIAQGGWDIIKKNPHSAVDSFNFGTLIFEVFNGDYSGRDQAGQTKNVPPTMQSSYKRLCNANPKARITVASFLDQGSRTGAFFDSPLIKLTEGIDNLGVKSPSEREEFLNDLDQLSDDFPEEFFKLKVLPELIKSVEFGGGGPKALGVVLKIAAKLSNEDFETKLNPFLIRAFANPDRAIRVCLLDSLPLMIDRLSQKMVNDKIFPQIVTGFTDVQPVVREQTLKSVLVLITKLSDRTINGELLKHLAKTANDEQPGIRTNTTICLGKIARYLGTSSRSKVLIAAFTRSLRDPFVHARNAALMALGATSEYFSDEDAAARILPVVCPLLIDKEKLVRDQATRAMDVYVQKVRKAAADMPDTVLPPPQAADAQPTRMGTPQSSGSSGWTGWAISSFTNKISSAAGDMQTANGASHAPNQPSSAQGLDPKRPAMASASSLHRQIVTSPQPGASGTSSPTASAVADAFFQDDNAEDAGDAWGDMGDMDDNEEPETAEPTKNVTKAPAVMSAAPFDEAEPDFAGWLAAQAQKKKPGGKSLPKGLSKSTTTKKPATKVAAKPVVAKKIDMKPKETDDDDGWGDGW; encoded by the exons ATGGATTTCCTCAAGTCCGCCGTGGCATCAGCCATGGCCCAGGGACCTCCCTTCCCGTACACGTTTGGGGACAAggtcgacgttgacgagtCCGTCTGGACCCTGTACAACGGCACGAAAAGG GAAGACGGATCCAACTGCAGCATCTTCTCGTTCGACATCCCCTCCAGCAAGGGCCGCCTCCCCTTGGCCAAAAACGCGCTCAAGAAACTGCGCACGCTTCGACATCCGGGCGTCATCAAGGTGCTGGACACGGTTGAG ACGGACTCCTACATTTATATTGCGACCGAGCGAGTCGTACCCCTCCGATGGCACGTTCGTCGAAAGAGCCTCAGCCCCGAGACGATCAAATGGGGACTACACAATGTCGCG CGCACCCTCAAATTCATCAACAGCGACGCGTCGGCGATACACGGAAGCATCAAGGTCGGGTCCGTTTACACGTCCGAAAGTGGCGAGTGGAAGTTGGGTGGGTTTGAGGCTCTGAGTAGCGTCAAGGATGATGAATCCGTCATATAT ACCTATGGAAGTTTGGTTCCAGACTCTGCACGATATGCGCCCCCCGAGATCGCTCAAGGTGGCTGGGATATCATCAAGAAGAACCCACACTCGGCCGTCGATTCGTTCAACTTCGGCACGCTGATATTTGAGGTTTTCAATGGGGACTACAGCGGGCGGGACCAAGCTGGGCAAACGAAGAACGTGCCTCCCACCATGCAGTCAAGTTACAAGAGACTTTGCAATGCCAATCCCAAGGCCCGGATCACTGTCGCCAGCTTCCTCGATCAAGGTTCACGCACAGGTGCCTTCTTTGACAGCCCCCTGATCAAGCTGACCGAGGGCATTGACAACCTGGGAGTCAAGTCGCCCAGCGAACGAGAGGAGTTCTTGAA CGACTTAGACCAGCTAAGCGACGACTTCCCGGAGGAATTCTTTAAGCTCAAGGTGCTTCCCGAGCTTATCAAGTCTGTTGAATTCGGTGGGGGCGGCCCAAAGGctctcggcgtcgtgctcAAAATCGCGGCCAAGTTGTCCAATGAAGATTTCGAGACCAAACTCAATCCCTTTCTCATTCGAGCTTTTGCCAACCCCGACCGAGCGATTCGAGTCTGCCTGCTGGACAGCCTTCCGTTGATGATTGACCGACTATCACAGAAGATGGTGAACGACAAGATCTTCCCTCAGATA GTGACTGGCTTCACCGACGTACAACCCGTGGTGCGAGAGCAAACACTCAAGTCTGTTCTCGTTCTCATCACCAAGCTTTCCGACCGGACTATCAACGGCGAGCTTCTTAAGCATCTTGCAAAGACCGCCAACGATGAGCAGCCCGGCATTCGCACCAACACGACCATATGCTTGGGCAAGATTGCTCGATATCTCGGCACCTCCTCGCGTTCTAAGGTGCTCATTGCCGCTTTTACGCGATCTCTGAGGGACCCTTTCGTCCACGCCAGAAACGCAGCGTTGATGGCTCTTGGAGCAACATCCGAATACTTTTCAGATGAGGATGCTGCAGCCCGGATTCTGCCCGTAGTTTGCCCTCTGCTCATCGACAAGGAAAAGCTCGTGCGGGACCAAGCCACGCGCGCTATGGATGTCTATGTTCAAAAAGTTCGTAAGGCGGCTGCGGACATGCCCGATACCGTGCTCCCTCCTCCGCAGGCTGCCGACGCACAGCCAACGCGCATGGGCACGCCTCAGTCCAGTGGCTCGTCCGGTTGGACTGGCTGGGCGATTTCGTCCTTCACCAACAAGATCTCTTCCGCTGCCGGTGACATGCAGACGGCAAATGGAGCCAGCCACGCGCCCAACCAGCCATCGTCTGCCCAGGGACTGGACCCCAAGCGGCCCGCGATGGCTTCAGCATCGTCGCTTCACCGACAAATTGTAACTTCACCACAGCCTGGCGCATCTGGGACGTCATCTCCCACAGCTAGCGCGGTAGCCGATGCTTTCTTCCAGGATGACAATGCTGAAGATGCGGGAGACGCCTGGGGCGACATGGGTGACATGGATGATAACGAGGAACCGGAGACTGCAGAACCCACAAAGAACGTCACGAAAGCTCCTGCGGTTatgagcgccgcgccgtttgacgaggccgagccaGATTTCGCTGGATGGCTAGCAGCACAGGCGCAAAAGAAGAAGCCAGGCGGCAAGTCGTTACCGAAGGGCTTGTCCAAGTCTACAACGACAAAGAAACCGGCGACCAAAGTCGCAGCCAAGCCTGTCGTGGCCAAGAAGATCGATATGAAACCAAAGgagaccgacgacgatgacggctgGGGCGATGGGTGGTAA
- the FDH1_2 gene encoding formate dehydrogenase (NAD+) (EggNog:ENOG503NVMR~BUSCO:EOG09262PIH~COG:Q), with translation MASTAGKTITCKAAVAWEAGKELSIEDVEVAPPKAHEVRIEIYYTGVCHTDAYTLSGKDPEGAFPIILGHEGAGIVESVGEGVTNVKPGDHVVALYTPECKECKFCKSGKTNLCGKIRATQGKGVMPDGTSRFKCKGKDILHFMGTSTFSQYTVVADISIVAVQPDAPMDRTCLLGCGITTGYGAARVTAKVEEGSNIAVFGAGCVGLSVVQGAVINKAGKIIVVDVNPAKEEWAKKFGATDFVNPNDLRGQTIAEKLIEMTDGGCDYTFDCTGNVNVMRAALEACHKGWGESIIIGVAAAGQEIATRPFQLVTGRVWKGCAFGGIKGRSQMESLVSDYLSGALKVDEFITHRKTLGEMNAAFETMKSGDCIRAVVDMRKL, from the exons ATGGCCTCTACCGCAGGAAAG ACAATCACTTGCAaggctgccgtcgcctggGAGGCCGGCAAGGAGCTGAGCATCGAGGATGTCGAGGTTGCCCCTCCCAAGGCGCACGAGGTCCGCATTGAGATCTACTACACAGGCGTGTGCCATACGG ACGCGTACACGCTCTCCGGCAAGGACCCCGAGGGCGCGTTCCCCATCATCCTGGggcacgagggcgccggcatcgtcgagtcGGTGGGTGAGGGCGTCACCAACGTGAAGCCCGGTGACCACGTTGTCGCTCTCTA CACCCCCGAGTGCAAGGAGTGCAAGTTCTGCAAGTCGGGCAAGACGAACCTCTGCGGCAAGATCCGTGCAAcgcagggcaagggcgtcatGCCCGACGGCACCTCGCGCTTCAAGtgcaagggcaaggacatCCTCCACTTCATGGGCACGTCGACCTTTTCTCAGtacaccgtcgtcgccgacatctctatcgtcgccgtccagcccGATGCCCCCATGGACCGCACCTGCCTGCTCGGCTGCGGCATCACCACGGGCTACGGTGCTGCCCGCGTGacggccaaggtcgaggagggctCCAACATTGCCGTCTTTGGTGCCGGTTGCGTGGGCCTGTCCGTGGTCcagggcgccgtcatcaacaaGGCCGGCAAGATCATCGTCGTTGACGTCAACCCGGCCAAGGAAGAGTGGGCCAAGAAGTTTGGCGCGACCGACTTTGTGAACCCCAACGACCTCAGGGGCCAGACCAtcgccgagaagctcatcgagatgaccgacggcggctgcgactACACCTTTGACTGCACTGGCAACGTCAACGTGATGCgcgctgccctcgaggccTGCCACAAGGGCTGGGGCGagagcatcatcatcggtgtcgccgccgccggccaggagaTTGCCACCAGAC CTTTCCAACTCGTCACCGGCCGCGTGTGGAAGGGCTGCGCCTTTGGAGGCATCAAGGGCCGCTCCCAGATGGAGAGTCTCGTCTCCGACTATCTCAGCGGCGCGCTCAAGGTGGACGAGTTCATCACTCACCGCAAGACGCTCGGCGAGATGAACGCGGCGTTTGAGACAATGAAGAGCGGCGACtgcatccgcgccgtcgtggacATGCGGAAATTGTAG
- a CDS encoding uncharacterized protein (EggNog:ENOG503P8YY), with the protein MSGNDPPATTAVTGGQLQAPPTAVGGETEHGNSASSNPRVSSMPAADCPPSFSGARHKAKRTSRARLIASLTGADAGGKSAQPSGSTLRASPNLVSTKPDLGKEASNANAPVAVAQDSTPSLVSDSKLPDWQPTPPSSTSQRSASLSLEDQELCAGRSPGRIKPYTEVPKPPETRDFDAAAFDALIYGQPSASRPPPGVFLSQRDKKWHEAKALEIKERGNRKHWFGKVVERRRWLQRVHREKQLARKKRHPGTASDPEPWGYNRVIDFEDVPESKLPVDVLRNRDWLKACAWFRENREGAILSEKHEEAARILQQQRAMGARITNKQTIDFYMALVLSPRHSQDRDEA; encoded by the exons ATGTCAGGCAATGATCCCCCGGCCACAACGGCCGTGACCGGAGGTCAGTTGCAGGCACCGCCGACCGCTGTCGGTGGTGAGACGGAACATGGCAACTCGGCATCGTCCAACCCTCGTGTCTCATCAATGCCGGCAGCTGATTGCCCACCGAGTTTCAGCGGAGCAAGGCACAAGGCTAAGCGGACGTCCAGAGCCAGATTGATTGCCTCCTTAACCGGTGCTGATGCCGGTGGAAAGTCAGCGCAACCCTCGGGAAGCACCCTTCGGGCCAGTCCAAACCTTGTTTCAACAAAGCCGGACCTTGGTAAAGAGGCCAGCAACGCAAATGCTCCGGTAGCTGTCGCCCAAGACTCCACGCCAAGTCTGGTCTCTGACTCCAAATTGCCCGACTGGCAGCCGACACCACCTTCATCCACGAGTCAACGCTCCGCAAGCCTATCTCTAGAAGACCAAGAGCTTTGCGCGGGACGCTCCCCCGGCAGGATAAAGCCCTACACCGAAGTGCCAAAGCCGCCGGAAACCCGTGACTTCGATGCGGCCGCTTTCGATGCCCTGATATACGGGCAACCTTCAGCGTCCAGGCCGCCTCCTGGAGTGTTCCTATCGCAG CGAGACAAGAAGTGGCACGAGGCCAAGGCTTTGGAAATCAAGGAGCGCGGCAACCGCAAGCATTGGTTCGGCAAGGTCGTCGAGAGGAGGCGATGGTTGCAGCGAGTCCATCGTGAAAAGCAGCTGGCTCGCAAAAAGCGACACCCAGGCACAGCCTCGGACCCAGAGCCGTGGGGCTATAATCGAGTGATTGATTTCGAAGATGTCCCCGAGTCGAAGCTCCCCGTGGACGTGCTGCGGAACCGTGACTGGTTGAAGGCCTGTGCGTGGTTTCGAGAAAATCGAGAGGGGGCGATACTATCTGAGAAACATGAAGAGGCAGCGCGAATAttacagcagcagcgcgccatGGGTGCGAGAATAACCAACAAGCAGACGATCGATTTTTACATGGCCCTAGTGCTGAGTCCTCGTCACAGCCAGGATCGAGATGAGGCGTAA